One segment of Plasmodium vivax chromosome 14, whole genome shotgun sequence DNA contains the following:
- a CDS encoding RNA binding protein, putative (encoded by transcript PVX_123535A) translates to MDYAGTSRSNADTADTADSNCNSNGNGNGRPFQNESNFDKTRLIIKNVPKYMNEMDLKKHFFKMKGNYEFKITDIKIMKRKKIVKNKEVFESRKICFIGFISNTDCENFKKSFNNTYINTSKIVVEDAFSPLISKNAQQSRNATSYGLRRIGEMQKMKKDKSVQIVKSEKFVNKTIPIKKTKAGMSATRSHVIFLDDQPLQGEVQEEEEKKKQKKKQKKKQKKKEKKTTKMEGEKPSERSEPAEKARTNGAKRDIDGEGNRGNAAHAETGDGAQSGEEKEEAAEEKALDWLKKISKKEESDKNDRNDRSDRNDPNDPNERKDKTNQNGQGAQRNRLFEDEMSTASTQSCDEKEGKKKADNDVEEDDCENMNTGKIIIFNMPPVNEQDVKSLCERFGPVVDVKVFKNVKKGAAVLNLNEKKNNKSSDDFFIKLLKENHDSFANEKEREKQKKKKKKNSDEADSGVVKREDKQIGDGEASDWKNKNGSNRNESILNSDLTNVKVYAFVNFMFPSACERAKNILNNAIFRGKVLSVKYAKDKCGDYEYTEKGKNNVFIKLSHDSKTSYKKILEIQKKRNCQNENIWNLLYTDINSSIHSFCKENKCSPQSILNIRDRNIAVNVSLTETYIINKMKEWIRKEGIYLEAFEQIYKKRSEGEEPSGKEGGEPSGKPSAETDGKAGGEPSANQNGETSGEGPPGEEPSRANHVVKYKRSDDTIIVKNLSVQTNQKEVISLFKKFGVLSKVSFSPYNNIAILQFEKAENAKKAFISNSYIRYKKLPLYLEWAPMNLFERKGDQDGRGSGGSGGSGGSGESGGIGGSSGSRGSGSKGETNEGDTPANEAVKKSEQGAAPKEEQHHSESESSDEEITHASIYIKNLNFNTKEEDLKKLFEKLDGFITCNIVKSKKAISKKNLEKGKAPEQKLMSQGYGFVEFKSKELAVEAIKKLTATTLDGHVLELSLSRNRVKKKKNKNNEEKEVVKEKKKITKKLLVKNLAFQVTKEELRKLFSAFGNIKSVRIPKNAYNRSRGYAFVEFMSKNECLTAIESLQHTHLYGRHLIIDFADDFIFENNVNEFDKLKEGGVNNNHESKKQKCITSEQAKRKATYEKEKRNQVTESKKRKLMNDMQNI, encoded by the coding sequence ATGGACTACGCGGGGACCAGCAGGAGCAACGCCGACACGGCTGACACGGCCGACAGCAACTGCAACAGCAACGGCAACGGCAACGGTAGACCCTTCCAAAATGAATCTAACTTTGACAAAACCAGGCtgatcataaaaaatgtgccaaaatatatgaacgaaatggatttaaaaaaacacttttttaaaatgaaagggaattatgaatttaaaataacagatataaaaattatgaagagaaaaaaaattgtcaagAATAAAGAAGTTTTTGAGTCCAGAAAAATCTGCTTCATAGGGTTTATTAGCAACACAGATTGTGAAAACTTTAAAAAGTCATTTAATAACACCTACATTAATACTAGCAAAATTGTCGTCGAAGATGCCTTTTCTCCACTCATTTCCAAAAATGCTCAGCAGAGCAGAAACGCCACTTCGTATGGCCTGAGACGTATAGGGgagatgcaaaaaatgaagaaagaCAAATCTGTGCAAATTgtgaaaagcgaaaaattcGTCAACAAAACGATTCCCATCAAGAAAACCAAAGCGGGGATGAGCGCCACCAGGAGCCACGTCATATTCTTAGATGACCAGCCGCTTCAGGGCGAggtgcaggaggaggaggagaagaagaagcagaagaagaaacagaagaagaaacagaagaagaaggaaaagaagacgaccaaaatggaaggggaaaaacccaGCGAACGGTCGGAGCCCGCGGAGAAGGCACGCACAAACGGTGCTAAGCGGGACATTGATGGGGAAGGCAACAGGGGGAATGCTGCCCATGCTGAGACAGGCGATGGCGCGCAAAGTGgcgaagaaaaggaggaggccGCGGAGGAAAAGGCCCTGGATTGGCTGAAAAAAAtctccaaaaaggaggaaagcgACAAAAATGATAGAAATGATAGGAGTGATCGAAATGATCCAAATGATCCAAATGAACGGAAGGACAAAACTAACCAGAACGGTCAGGGTGCGCAAAGGAACCGCCTGTTCGAGGACGAAATGAGCACAGCGAGCACTCAGTCGTGCGACGaaaaggaagggaagaaaaaagcggACAATGACGTGGAGGAGGACGATTgtgaaaatatgaacacCGGGAAAATTATCATCTTTAACATGCCCCCCGTAAACGAACAGGACGTAAAGAGCCTGTGTGAACGGTTTGGCCCCGTCGTCGATGTGAAGGTCTTTAagaacgtaaaaaaaggagcagcagTCCTAAatttgaatgaaaaaaaaaacaacaaatcgagtgacgatttttttataaaactgcTGAAGGAAAACCACGACTCCTTTgcaaacgaaaaggagagagaaaagcaaaagaaaaaaaaaaaaaaaaactcggaTGAAGCTGACAGCGGTGTGGTGAAAAGGGAGGACAAACAGATAGGCGATGGGGAGGCCTCcgattggaaaaataaaaatggaagcaacAGAAACGAATCTATCCTCAACAGCGACCTTACAAATGTAAAGGTATACGCCTTCGTCAATTTTATGTTCCCCAGCGCTTGTGAGCGAGCCAAGAATATCTTAAACAATGCCATTTTTAGGGGCAAAGTGTTAAGCGTGAAATATGCCAAGGACAAATGTGGAGACTACGAATATAcagagaaaggaaaaaataatgtgttCATTAAATTGTCTCATGATTCGAAAACGTcgtataagaaaatattggAAATTcaaaagaagaggaactgccaaaatgaaaacatcTGGAACCTTCTCTACACGGACATCAACTCGAGCATCCACAGCTTCTgcaaggaaaataaatgcagCCCCCAGTCCATACTAAACATAAGGGACCGGAACATTGCCGTTAATGTTTCGCTCACCGAAACGTacataattaacaaaatgaaggagtGGATAAGGAAGGAGGGCATTTACTTGGAGGCGTTCGAGCAGATATATAAGAAGCGGagcgagggggaagagccCAGCGGAAAAGAGGGCGGAGAGCCGAGTGGAAAACCGAGTGCAGAAACGGACGGAAAAGCGGGCGGAGAACCGAGTGCAAATCAGAATGGAGAAACCAGCGGAGAaggcccccccggggaggagCCCAGCCGCGCCAACCACGTCGTCAAGTACAAACGCAGTGATGACACcataatagtaaaaaatttgtccGTTCAGACAAACCAAAAGGAAGTAATAAGCCTCTTCAAGAAGTTTGGCGTTTTGAGCAAAGttagtttttccccctataACAATATAGCCATACTGCAGTTCGAGAAGGCGGAAAACGCCAAGAAGGCCTTCATATCGAATTCGTACATACGGTATAAGAAGCTGCCCCTCTATTTGGAGTGGGCCCCCATGAACCTGTTCGAGAGGAAGGGAGACCAGGATGGCAGGggaagcgggggaagcgggggaagcgggggaagcggtgaaagcGGCGGAATAGGTGGAAGCAGTGGAAGCCGCGGAAGCGGTAGCAAGGGGGAGACGAACGAGGGAGACACACCCGCCAACGAAGCAGTCAAAAAATCCGAACAGGGAGCGGCCCCGAAGGAGGAGCAACACCACAGCGAAAGCGAGTCCAGTGATGAAGAAATTACGCACGCCAGCATCTACATCAAAAACCTGAACTTCAATACCAAGGAAGAGGACCTAAAAAAGTTGTTCGAAAAATTGGACGGATTTATAACCTGCAATATTGTGAAGAGTAAGAAGGCCATATCGAAGAAGAATctcgaaaagggaaaagcgcCAGAACAGAAACTGATGTCTCAGGGATACGGTTTTGTCGAATTTAAAAGCAAAGAGTTAGCTGTTGAGGCCATCAAAAAGTTGACAGCAACAACTCTGGATGGCCACGTGCTGGAGCTGAGTCTTTCTCGCAAcagagttaaaaaaaaaaaaaataaaaataatgaagaaaaagaggtagttaaggaaaaaaaaaaaattaccaaaaagctgctagtaaaaaatttagccTTTCAAGTGACGAAAGAAGaattaagaaaattattttctgcatttggaaatattaaaagtGTCAGAATTCccaaaaatgcatataacaGAAGCAGAGGATATGCATTTGTTGAGTTTAtgtcaaaaaatgaatgcctCACAGCGATTGAGTCACTACAGCATACCCATTTGTATGGAAGACACCTCATCATCGATTTTGCcgatgattttatttttgaaaacaaTGTGAACGAATTTGACAAACTGAAAGAGGGGGGGGTTAACAACAATCATGAGAGTAAGAAGCAAAAGTGCATCACGTCGGAACAAGCCAAGAGAAAAGCCACCTatgagaaggagaaaagaaacCAAGTCACTgaatcgaaaaaaaggaaactgaTGAATGATATGCAGAATATTTGA
- a CDS encoding GTP-binding protein, putative (encoded by transcript PVX_123540A; Apicoplast targeted protein. Curated by Stuart Ralph, Walter and Eliza Hall Institute of Medical Research, Australia.) gives MIKIVHHPVVINNLFSHHKVQKKKSLSPLGYSSHVPFLNEHNELRKKADRFKVFVKEGNIRNNCGGKNGRPTHKGRTDIDHQTGRQLRGAQKKCHDRETTLEDVTNQRGSAHRGEDEEGEKGHQKDVHFVSDMAHAGGTPSNGDSTEGDTGNGEGLGDDSTEVHAGWARDWERHMGEIAAEGKGAFRDKREDYASRVRSEENGGENEGENEGKNEGGNGGENEGENEGKNEGGNGGENEGETAQSHREEPPDLHGKPHHEPLHDPLHDRRGKKKGVDLKIIRSLPLISIIGRPNVGKSTIFNRLTRKFQEGSIVLGESSTRDKIYGEVDWDGYKFEVVDTGGLLFEDEKFCKQIRDQIMLALNESSVVLLVVDGINGVHPVDLEICRFLRKYIKNECISKMASGKKRAGQVDHAGVGEHPPEDASKGSSSSSDASEGSAVDTSQTDAACRRVHKVDDARSAEREEEENQNENQNEDENEEVQTDGRKTAMLKVIVCVNKCESYKDGNVKAQNFWELGFGTPYPCSGIHGNGLTEILDECIKYINKVEINEMEEEKKEENTINISFIGKPNTGKSSILNKILNCNRFIVSPIAGTTVDSIDVLVKIKDSDRIYRLIDTAGIQKRKKNVPFNEKTKYEYLLFNRTEKAIKRSDVCILVIDSFNGISSQDINIARKIVQENKSCIICCNKWDLIYNKNDIFNDTKNYVLNLLKPVDFANILFISAKTSQRLLNIFDHAEETYKQYTRKINTNSLNDVIKEALLLRPPIPIRNKSLNIYYAFQTHIKPPGFVFFCNSHKCAYENYTKYLESRIRESFNIRGTPIRIYYKEKRKRRLIKKVKNPDKYSLDVEAIQRDFLKAQSGQKPQG, from the coding sequence ATGATTAAAATTGTGCATCATCCTgttgtaataaataatttattttctcacCACAAGGtgcaaaagaagaagagcctttcccccctgggTTACTCCTCTCatgtcccctttttaaatgaacACAATGAACTGAGGAAGAAGGCTGACCGTTTTAAGGTATTCGTCAAGGAGGGAAATATACGAAATAATTGTGGCGGTAAAAATGGGCGGCCTACACACAAAGGAAGAACCGATATAGACCATCAAACAGGCAGACAGCTGAGGGGAGCTCAAAAGAAATGCCACGATAGGGAGACAACGCTGGAAGACGTGACCAATCAGCGTGGAAGCGCACACCGTGGTGAAgatgaagagggggaaaaaggacaCCAAAAGGatgtccattttgtgagTGATATGGCCCACGCGGGGGGGACCCCTTCGAATGGCGACTCCACTGAGGGAGACACTGGTAACGGGGAAGGTCTTGGTGATGACTCCACTGAGGTGCACGCGGGGTGGGCGCGAGATTGGGAACGTCATATGGGAGAAATCGCGGCGGAGGGAAAGGGAGCGTTTCGCGACAAGCGGGAAGATTATGCAAGCCGAGTGAGAAGCGAAGAAAATGGGGGCGAAAATGAAGGCGAAAAtgaaggcaaaaatgaaggcgGAAATGGGGGCGAAAATGAAGGCGAAAAtgaaggcaaaaatgaaggcgGAAATGGGGGCGAAAATGAAGGCGAAACTGCCCAGTCACATCGAGAAGAGCCCCCCGACCTTCATGGCAAACCGCATCACGAACCGCTGCACGATCCGCTGCACGAccggagagggaaaaaaaaaggcgtcgACCTAAAAATCATAAGAAGCCTACCCCTGATATCTATTATAGGCAGACCGAATGTTGGGAAGTCGACCATATTCAACCGACTGACGAGGAAGTTCCAAGAGGGCAGCATCGTCCTAGGGGAAAGCAGCACAAGAGATAAAATTTATGGAGAAGTAGATTGGGATGGCTACAAATTTGAGGTGGTGGACACAGGTGGCCTCCTATTCgaagatgaaaaattttgcaaGCAAATACGAGACCAAATTATGTTAGCGCTTAACGAGTCCTCAGTCGTGTTGCTCGTCGTTGATGGGATAAACGGCGTCCACCCTGTGGACCTCGAGATATGCAGGTTCCTCAGGAagtacattaaaaatgagtgTATTAGTAAAATGGCctcggggaagaagcgggcCGGCCAGGTTGACCATGCTGGGGTTGGAGAACACCCGCCTGAGGACGCATCGAAAGGTAGCAGCTCATCGAGTGATGCGTCCGAAGGGTCCGCGGTGGATACCTCCCAAACGGACGCAGCGTGCCGAAGGGTTCACAAGGTTGATGACGCGAGGAGCgcagaaagggaagaagaagaaaaccaAAACGAAAACCAAAACGAGGACGAAAACGAAGAAGTCCAAACTGATGGACGGAAAACGGCGATGCTCAAAGTCATCGTGTGCGTGAACAAATGCGAGTCGTACAAAGACGGAAACGTGAAGGCGCAAAACTTCTGGGAACTGGGGTTCGGGACGCCCTACCCCTGCAGTGGGATCCATGGAAATGGGCTGACCGAAATTTTAGACGAGTGCATCAAGTATATAAACAAAGTGGAGATaaacgaaatggaagaagaaaaaaaagaagaaaacaccATAAACATTAGCTTCATCGGAAAACCAAACACAGGGAAGTCaagtattttaaataaaatcctAAACTGTAACCGTTTCATCGTTTCCCCGATAGCAGGAACTACTGTTGACTCGATTGACGttttagtaaaaattaaagacaGCGATAGAATTTACAGACTGATCGATACCGCTggaatacaaaaaaggaaaaaaaacgtcccctttaacgaaaaaacaaaatatgaaTACTTACTGTTCAACAGAACTGAGAAGGCCATCAAACGTAGTGACGTCTGCATCCTCGTCATCGACTCGTTTAATGGAATAAGTTCGCAAGACATCAACATAGCAAGGAAAATTGTgcaagaaaataaaagctgTATAATTTGCTGCAACAAATGGGATTtgatatataacaaaaatgacatttttaaTGACACCAAAAATTACGTTCTTAATCTTTTAAAGCCAGTTGATTTTGCCaacattttgttcatatCTGCTAAGACGTCTCAAAGATTGCTTAACATATTTGATCATGCCGAAGAGACGTACAAGCAGTACACCAggaaaataaacacaaaCAGTTTGAATGACGTTATAAAGGAAGCTCTGCTCCTTAGACCTCCTATCCCCATCAGGAATAAGTCACTAAATATTTACTACGCCTTTCAGACCCATATTAAACCACCCgggtttgtttttttttgtaactctCACAAGTGTGCTTATGAAAATTACACAAAGTATCTGGAAAGCAGAATACGGGAGAGCTTCAACATACGGGGCACGCCTATTAGAATTTACTacaaggagaagaggaaaagacgCCTCATCAAGAAGGTCAAGAACCCGGACAAGTACAGCCTGGACGTTGAGGCCATACAGAGGGACTTTCTAAAGGCACAGTCTGGTCAGAAGCCCCAGGGCTGA
- a CDS encoding hypothetical protein, conserved (encoded by transcript PVX_123545A), which yields MKKKIHKFSYINLDEEKREEINDMLKNLKNEERDLCFPLLDFYFLNKQFKYQNLRESLEINSNVNEYINLRLLRKEIAPKDVFFKTEQKNREMVVHNKLKNQRGDVCLERDDLRGDTQSGNRVSNHHSTGGDIRENAATIEKIDLPHDIPTMWKKNDIIGTFNPVYNARDQIINDNCIDSIPTIDIFYNSSKLLTIQTVFEPISNYIYLLRLLPKFCLPLYDSGILQYACEDPILNPKLRGLELSYRLLVHDILFYAFFSYLSDLPFWAKPPVELLRIYNYESLYSFNDYESEHTERLVFHNIKNILYNFADTLNKIELLYPKNYYITIFPNIYFKNIIEFLKSENFKLKKIVVVLKGKNFIDEKMIHHIKSNLENFRGMTTENVKKEIHHKYFPPNNGRTKNEAVRYDTKSVIDAIKRCHNYGEDFFSLARGGKAPSPKEGTKGKPNWKEKKDMSAGDDHLGGEKNFQSGKPNSALQPIRSNGQLCGASPDGTSPSENNTHVDRERATCSNSNHTTREEEKAVNGPGEGIPSEPQEPRDTPNSGESSIHSSGSSGSSGSGWKDFPFEDANTKGAADQQRSHDDEHDVDHAGEQRNRLSTVEQDNTEDNSFGEKNPIDMSDKYNIDASVYNMYYQQVKNDQEEHAPILERKDAQNRRGSNSSESSCSEDDETDDENIDGFFKTKKLKSTVYDKDNFSFSKFMNKIINYEKIIDYLNNDPQRQESEDSKIKFYIKLLLFEKANSAYDANGWASADGWENADGGVNADGRVNADGGVNADGRANADGGANITDEDQLRSTTLLSDNGHSDGSPPRGEAPSIRADGTVPPTDDDDNLSGADQRTQSEGVTSSSATISASPPNDTTLEGNNNHDAESSQVSLLVNNQNENETRTDGEETVLNITEDDHVEISSDYISNLIRNLRETYGATNFLSFSSNEGDVHDGTFNLDDVQDSQTRLTFNFN from the coding sequence atgaaaaaaaaaatacacaaattcAGCTACATAAATttggatgaagaaaaaagagaagaaataaatgatatgctaaaaaatttaaaaaatgaagagagaGATTTGTGCTTTCCTCTGTTAGACTTTTACTTTCTCAATAAGCAATTTAAGTACCAAAATTTGAGGGAAAGTCTGGAGATCAATAGCAATGTCAATGAGTACATCAATTTGCGGCTTCTGCGGAAGGAAATTGCCCCCAAGGATGTATTCTTCAAAACGGAGCAAAAGAATAGAGAAATGGTTGTGCACAACAAGTTGAAGAACCAAAGGGGGGATGTCTGCCTGGAGAGGGATGACCTGAGGGGGGACACCCAAAGCGGCAACCGTGTGAGTAACCACCactccacagggggggataTCAGAGAAAACGCCGCTACCATAGAGAAGATAGATTTGCCACATGACATCCCCACCATGTGGAAGAAAAACGACATCATAGGAACATTTAACCCAGTGTACAATGCGAGAGAccaaattataaatgataacTGTATTGACTCGATTCCCACGattgacattttttacaactccTCAAAATTGCTCACCATACAAACGGTGTTTGAGCCAATCAGCAATTATATATACCTGTTACGTCTGCTGCCCAAGTTCTGCCTACCGCTGTACGATTCTGGAATATTGCAATACGCATGTGAAGACCCGATTTTAAATCCAAAATTGAGAGGCTTGGAGCTATCCTACAGATTACTAGTGCAcgacattttattttatgcctttttttcatacttGTCAGATTTGCCCTTTTGGGCCAAGCCACCGGTTGAGCTGCTCCGAATTTATAATTACGAAAGTTTATACTCCTTTAATGATTACGAATCGGAGCACACGGAAAGGCTGGTCTTtcacaatataaaaaatattttgtacaattttgcaGACACGCTAAATAAAATCGAATTGCTCTACCCGAAAAATTACTATATCACCATCTTTCccaatatttattttaagaacATCAtcgagtttttaaaaagtgaaaatttcaagctaaaaaaaattgtagttgttttgaaggggaagaattTCATCGACGAAAAAATGATACATCACATTAAGAGCAACCTTGAGAATTTTAGGGGCATGACAAcggaaaatgtgaaaaaagaaattcacCACAAGTACTTTCCCCCCAATAATGGCAGAACCAAAAATGAGGCAGTCAGATACGACACCAAAAGTGTTATAGATGCCATAAAAAGGTGTCACAATTATGGTGAGGACTTTTTCTCTCTtgccagggggggaaaggcacCCTCCCCAAAAGAGggaacaaaagggaagccaaactggaaggaaaagaaggacaTGTCAGCAGGGGATGACCATttggggggtgaaaaaaattttcaaagtgGAAAACCAAACAGTGCGCTTCAACCCATTCGGAGCAATGGCCAATTGTGTGGCGCCTCCCCGGATGGCACTTCTCCCAGTGAAAATAACACTCATGTAGATAGGGAAAGAGCAACGTGTAGTAATAGTAATCACACCACgcgggaggaggaaaaggcagTAAATGGCCCCGGGGAAGGCATTCCGAGTGAGCCGCAGGAACCAAGGGACACCCCCAACAGTGGCGAAAGCAGCATCCACAGCAGTGGAAGCAGTGGAAGTAGTGGGAGCGGTTGGAAGGACTTCCCCTTTGAGGACGCCAACACAAAGGGCGCAGCAGATCAGCAACGTAGCCATGATGACGAACACGATGTTGATCACGCTGGGGAACAACGCAACCGGTTAAGCACCGTCGAACAAGATAACACGGAAGACAACTcctttggggaaaaaaacccaaTCGATATGTCCGACAAGTACAACATAGACGCGTCCGTGTACAATATGTACTACCAGCAGGTGAAAAACGACCAGGAGGAACAtgcccccattttggagagAAAAGATGCCCAAAATAGGAGGGGCAGCAACTCGTCCGAATCGTCATGCAGTGAAGATGACGAAACGGACGATGAAAACATCGATGggttttttaaaacgaaaaaattaaaaagcacAGTGTATGATAAGgacaatttttccttctctaaatttatgaacaaaattataaattacgAAAAGATCATTGACTACCTAAACAACGACCCGCAACGCCAGGAAAGCGAAGACTCGAAGATCAAGTTTTACATTAAACTGTTGCTGTTCGAGAAGGCTAATTCGGCATATGATGCGAATGGGTGGGCGAGCGCGGACGGATGGGAGAACGCGGATGGAGGGGTGAATGCAGATGGAAGGGTGAATGCGGATGGAGGGGTGAATGCAGACGGAAGGGCAAACGCCGATGGAGGGGCAAATATCACTGATGAAGATCAGCTTAGAAGCACTACGCTTCTGTCAGACAATGGACACAGCGATGGATCACCACCCAGGGGGGAGGCCCCCTCCATTCGTGCCGATGGCACAGTGCCACCTACGGATGACGACGATAATCTCTCGGGGGCGGACCAACGGACGCAAAGCGAAGGGGTCACCTCGTCTAGCGCTACCATCTCTGCCTCTCCCCCGAACGATACTACCTTGGAAGGGAATAATAACCACGATGCGGAGAGCAGTCAAGTCTCCCTTCTCGTGAACAACCAAAACGAGAACGAAACGCGCACAGATGGAGAGGAAACAGTTTTAAACATAACCGAAGATGACCATGTGGAAATTTCATCCGATTATATTAGTAACCTGATACGGAACTTACGCGAAACTTACGGGGCGACTAATTTCTTATCCTTCAGCAGCAACGAAGGGGACGTGCACGACGGCACCTTCAATTTGGACGATGTGCAGGATTCGCAAACGAGGCTGACCTTTAACTTTAATTAG